One segment of candidate division WOR-3 bacterium DNA contains the following:
- a CDS encoding 4Fe-4S dicluster domain-containing protein, with the protein MVNGCKFFLTLSFNLLYLSFMKALKLKKENLFDFLKGIQKFGEVYGPVRKGDKFIYEKLTDFSRLELTALRTILPVKKFLLPPKFPILKFDPINQYQEVPEEIPMRIIFGLHPCEIHSILILDRLFKERLPDPYYRKARERTIIIGLSCVPDDKCFARSTNTHFIEEGFDLGFNELDDHYLVWVGSSVGDDLVRSRLELFDENITQKDLTQYIEWRKWRDNQYQLHLDLTAMPDIMELSYDAPIWEELGEKCLSCGACSMVCPTCPCFNVQDHLPIGEKAGFRERHWDSCMLKDFALVAGGHNFRERRSSRVKLWYTHKLKAFITEFGRPACVGCGRCIDTCPVNINVLEVAKKLKGEGVLLK; encoded by the coding sequence ATGGTTAACGGTTGCAAATTTTTCTTGACTCTTTCCTTTAATTTGTTATACTTATCCTTTATGAAAGCCTTAAAGTTAAAGAAAGAGAACTTATTTGACTTCTTAAAAGGAATTCAAAAGTTTGGGGAGGTCTACGGTCCGGTAAGAAAGGGTGATAAGTTTATCTACGAAAAGTTAACCGATTTTTCCCGATTAGAACTTACCGCTTTAAGAACCATTCTGCCGGTAAAGAAATTTCTCTTACCCCCTAAATTTCCGATTCTTAAATTTGATCCGATAAATCAATACCAAGAGGTTCCCGAAGAAATTCCGATGCGCATCATTTTTGGCCTTCACCCTTGTGAAATCCATAGTATCTTAATTTTAGACCGCTTATTTAAGGAAAGACTTCCTGACCCTTATTACCGAAAAGCCCGGGAGAGAACAATAATTATTGGCCTTTCCTGCGTGCCGGATGATAAATGTTTTGCCCGTTCCACCAATACCCATTTCATTGAAGAGGGTTTTGATTTGGGCTTTAATGAGTTAGATGACCATTACTTAGTTTGGGTTGGCTCTTCGGTTGGGGACGATTTGGTAAGGAGCCGTTTAGAACTTTTTGATGAGAATATCACCCAGAAGGATTTAACCCAGTATATTGAATGGCGGAAATGGCGCGACAACCAATACCAACTTCATTTGGATTTAACCGCCATGCCCGACATTATGGAGTTAAGTTACGATGCCCCAATCTGGGAGGAGTTGGGCGAGAAATGCCTTTCCTGTGGTGCTTGTTCTATGGTCTGTCCCACCTGCCCTTGTTTTAATGTCCAAGACCATCTTCCCATTGGGGAAAAAGCCGGGTTTCGGGAAAGACATTGGGATTCCTGTATGCTTAAAGACTTCGCCTTAGTGGCGGGCGGGCATAATTTTCGGGAGAGACGCTCCTCGCGGGTGAAATTGTGGTATACCCATAAATTGAAAGCCTTCATCACCGAATTTGGCCGCCCCGCCTGCGTCGGCTGCGGCCGGTGTATTGACACCTGTCCGGTAAATATTAATGTCTTAGAAGTGGCAAAAAAATTGAAAGGTGAAGGAGTTTTGCTTAAATGA
- a CDS encoding MlaD family protein, which translates to MKRDFLIGLFFLIALILFIGGILWIKGKDPFRREFVMGAKFSDAYGIEPGVYVYLRGVKVGEVRRVKITSDGVLVEFVLKKNIPLPEDSQVEAKSRGLFEGKILSLVPGISPKMVKKGDVLKGVRRDDITEILEEIDLRQIKEMLSAFRDFAQSGKELIEGSRELVENLSNRLEKIMSTAGPKISEASNELKELNSNLKDLVAIFKGGNIEKFLSDTIFYQRVNKTLDRLDSVLGKFQKEPVVRVKLF; encoded by the coding sequence ATGAAAAGAGATTTCCTTATCGGCCTCTTCTTTCTCATCGCCCTCATCTTATTCATTGGTGGGATTCTCTGGATTAAAGGGAAGGACCCTTTCCGCCGAGAATTTGTGATGGGCGCAAAATTTTCTGACGCCTACGGCATAGAACCCGGGGTCTATGTCTACCTCCGAGGAGTAAAGGTTGGAGAGGTGAGAAGGGTGAAGATTACTTCCGATGGGGTATTGGTAGAATTTGTCCTCAAGAAGAATATCCCATTGCCAGAAGATTCCCAGGTTGAGGCGAAGTCCCGAGGCCTTTTTGAGGGAAAGATTCTCTCTTTAGTTCCTGGGATCTCTCCGAAGATGGTGAAAAAGGGAGATGTCTTAAAAGGGGTGAGAAGGGACGATATTACGGAAATCTTGGAAGAGATTGATCTCCGCCAGATTAAAGAGATGCTTTCTGCCTTTCGGGATTTTGCCCAAAGCGGTAAGGAACTGATAGAGGGGAGTAGAGAACTCGTTGAAAACTTATCTAACCGTTTGGAAAAGATAATGAGCACCGCCGGTCCGAAGATTAGTGAGGCGAGTAATGAGTTAAAGGAGTTAAATTCCAACTTGAAGGATTTAGTAGCAATTTTTAAGGGGGGTAACATTGAGAAATTTCTCTCGGATACCATTTTCTACCAGAGAGTTAATAAAACCTTAGACCGCCTTGATTCCGTTTTGGGAAAATTTCAAAAGGAACCGGTTGTTCGGGTGAAACTCTTTTAA
- a CDS encoding ATP-binding cassette domain-containing protein, which produces MIEIRNLYKSFNRLLVLADLNLQVGDGETVIVTGESGCGKTVLLKMINGLLLPDRGQVIVDGIEINKLPERELLKIRRRIGFVFQSDALFDSWNVYENLALFLRMERRANSREKIERALAFVGLLGKERLFPSELSGGMKKRVAIAREIVRDPKYLLLDEPTANLDGDNTKIIIHLIGEMQNMGITMVVVTHDPRMVGELKGRYLLLKEGKLWEMRG; this is translated from the coding sequence ATGATTGAAATCAGAAATCTCTATAAGAGTTTCAATCGCCTTCTCGTCCTTGCTGACCTCAATCTGCAGGTCGGAGATGGGGAGACAGTGATCGTTACCGGTGAGAGCGGTTGTGGGAAGACTGTCCTTTTGAAGATGATTAACGGTCTTTTACTCCCCGACCGGGGTCAGGTGATTGTTGACGGAATTGAGATTAATAAATTGCCGGAAAGGGAGTTATTAAAAATTAGAAGGCGCATTGGCTTTGTCTTCCAATCGGATGCCCTCTTTGATTCTTGGAATGTCTATGAGAACCTTGCCCTCTTTTTGAGAATGGAGAGAAGGGCGAATAGCCGAGAGAAGATTGAGAGGGCGCTCGCCTTTGTTGGCCTTTTGGGAAAAGAGAGGCTCTTCCCGAGTGAACTGAGCGGTGGGATGAAGAAGAGGGTGGCGATTGCTCGGGAGATAGTCCGAGACCCGAAATATCTCCTCCTGGACGAGCCGACCGCCAATCTGGATGGGGATAATACGAAAATCATCATTCACCTGATTGGCGAGATGCAAAATATGGGGATAACGATGGTTGTTGTGACCCATGACCCGAGAATGGTCGGGGAATTGAAGGGAAGGTATCTCCTTCTAAAAGAAGGGAAACTTTGGGAGATGAGAGGATGA
- a CDS encoding ABC transporter permease: protein MRGILTSLGRLLSFFGEMVLVVKNIFLYHREIKDAFFEFSLGSLPLILIVSIFVGFSTAASALYIALPGTPPYLIGSGIFKGIILEIEPVLLGLLLVGRIGAGVASELGSMKVSEQIEALRALGISPSGFLVLPRVLASLLASPLLLVIGYWVALLSAYLLASPRISGFEFLRGIRLFFEGKEISVGIVKALIFGFIASFFGSFFGLVPKEGAGGVGYWTMVSVVTGSLFILFANYLVNILIL, encoded by the coding sequence ATGAGAGGAATACTCACCTCCCTCGGGAGACTCCTCTCCTTTTTTGGCGAGATGGTTTTAGTAGTAAAAAATATCTTCCTCTACCACCGGGAGATAAAGGATGCCTTTTTTGAATTCTCCCTCGGCTCTTTACCCTTAATTTTGATTGTCTCAATCTTTGTTGGTTTTTCCACCGCCGCCTCCGCCCTCTATATCGCCTTACCCGGCACCCCTCCTTATCTGATTGGCAGCGGCATCTTCAAGGGGATAATTTTAGAGATTGAGCCGGTGCTTTTAGGCCTTCTCCTTGTGGGCCGAATTGGTGCTGGGGTGGCTTCGGAATTGGGTAGTATGAAGGTCTCGGAACAGATTGAGGCGTTAAGGGCTTTGGGTATCTCCCCTTCTGGTTTTTTAGTTCTTCCTCGGGTCTTAGCGAGCCTCCTCGCTTCTCCTTTACTCTTAGTGATTGGCTATTGGGTTGCCCTCCTCTCCGCCTACCTTTTAGCCAGCCCAAGAATCTCGGGTTTTGAATTTCTGAGGGGGATAAGGCTCTTCTTTGAAGGGAAGGAGATCTCCGTTGGGATCGTAAAGGCTTTAATTTTTGGTTTTATCGCCAGTTTTTTTGGTTCTTTCTTTGGTCTCGTTCCCAAAGAAGGGGCAGGTGGTGTTGGTTATTGGACGATGGTCTCGGTGGTGACCGGTTCTTTATTTATCCTCTTCGCAAATTACTTAGTAAATATCTTAATTTTATGA
- the hisC gene encoding histidinol-phosphate transaminase, with the protein MLEPRKDLFRITPYRPGKPIEEVVREMKLKKVVKLASNENPLGPSPKALKALRQVLKESFLYPDDINYYLKAKISEIYKIGMDRIVVGNGSVELIYLAALAYLDRESEIIVTQGSFIIGKISGLVAGAQVVEIPPKDYSHDLLSILDHITPKTKIIYLDTPINPLGTIIKKEIFAYFMEHLPDNILVIVDEAYREYITQKGYLDTFKYLKQGKNILILRTFSKIYGLAGLRVGYGFANPDVVEAINKVRYPFHINRLAQYACIHALDDKRHVRKSIRINEMGKRFLYRELEKLKLFYLPSYGNFVFINFTQDSSEIYQKLLAEGIITRTLKEYNFPNALRVTVGKPEENELFIAALKKVLGVS; encoded by the coding sequence ATGCTTGAACCAAGAAAAGATTTATTCAGAATCACTCCCTACCGTCCCGGAAAACCGATTGAAGAGGTGGTGCGGGAGATGAAGTTGAAGAAGGTAGTGAAATTGGCTTCAAACGAAAATCCCCTTGGTCCTTCACCCAAAGCCCTAAAGGCTTTACGCCAAGTCTTAAAAGAATCTTTCCTTTACCCCGATGATATCAACTACTACCTAAAAGCGAAAATCTCTGAGATTTATAAGATAGGGATGGACCGGATTGTGGTGGGCAACGGTTCCGTAGAACTCATCTATCTTGCTGCCCTCGCCTATCTGGACCGGGAATCGGAGATAATTGTCACCCAGGGTTCTTTTATCATCGGGAAGATTAGCGGCTTAGTGGCGGGCGCCCAGGTGGTGGAGATTCCACCCAAGGACTATTCCCATGACCTTTTAAGTATCTTAGACCACATCACCCCGAAAACTAAGATTATTTATCTTGATACCCCAATCAACCCCTTAGGGACCATAATCAAAAAGGAGATCTTCGCCTATTTTATGGAACATCTGCCGGATAATATCTTGGTGATTGTTGATGAGGCTTATCGGGAGTATATCACCCAGAAGGGATATTTAGATACCTTCAAGTACTTAAAACAGGGGAAAAATATCTTAATCCTGCGCACATTTTCTAAGATATACGGGCTGGCGGGATTGAGGGTCGGTTACGGATTTGCCAACCCGGATGTAGTGGAGGCGATAAATAAGGTTCGCTACCCCTTCCATATTAACCGCTTAGCCCAATACGCCTGTATTCATGCCCTTGATGATAAAAGGCATGTGCGGAAGTCAATCCGGATTAACGAAATGGGGAAGCGCTTCTTATACCGGGAATTGGAAAAATTGAAACTCTTCTATCTCCCTTCTTATGGCAACTTCGTCTTCATCAATTTTACTCAGGATTCTTCGGAAATTTACCAGAAACTTTTGGCGGAAGGAATAATCACCCGGACCTTAAAGGAATATAACTTCCCCAATGCCCTTAGGGTAACGGTTGGGAAACCAGAAGAGAATGAATTGTTCATCGCCGCCTTGAAGAAGGTCTTGGGGGTTAGTTAG
- a CDS encoding lysylphosphatidylglycerol synthase transmembrane domain-containing protein: protein MKRFWPFIRILIASFIIYLLLRKMNFKSALAILVRTDPFWLSLALFSFFLFVLISVMRWKILLDAKELFFSNGYLLKVYFVSLFFNNLLPTAIGGDVMRVAYTRKKEKGLGLALAVTFFDRVIGFVGLFAFALLATLLFSLLRQPIGKEYLTINLLGFFTLFALTAALISERVYLFCQRLWQRLKFLGLGEKIDSFAAKLQGFSAHPLPLFLSFLFSLLVQLLLSLVWYFSGLAIGKPLSPLYYFLYIPLINIITMVPITFGGLGIREGSFVYLFQRVGLSKEEAMGVSLLFLVANYLHSLIGGLIFITMKRGGEDA from the coding sequence ATGAAGAGATTCTGGCCCTTCATTCGGATTCTAATCGCTTCCTTCATCATCTATCTCCTCTTGCGGAAGATGAACTTCAAATCGGCTTTGGCGATCCTTGTTCGGACTGACCCCTTCTGGCTCTCTCTTGCCCTCTTCTCCTTTTTCCTTTTTGTTTTAATCTCCGTTATGCGCTGGAAAATTCTTTTGGATGCCAAAGAACTCTTCTTTTCTAACGGTTATCTCTTGAAGGTCTATTTTGTCTCCCTCTTCTTCAATAACCTCCTGCCCACCGCGATTGGGGGCGATGTGATGCGGGTCGCCTATACGAGAAAGAAGGAGAAAGGGCTCGGCTTGGCTCTGGCGGTAACCTTCTTTGACCGGGTGATCGGTTTTGTTGGGCTCTTTGCCTTTGCCTTGCTTGCTACCCTCCTCTTCTCTCTTCTTCGCCAACCAATAGGAAAGGAGTATCTAACCATAAACCTGTTAGGTTTTTTCACACTCTTTGCCCTCACCGCTGCCCTCATCTCGGAGAGGGTTTATCTTTTCTGCCAAAGGCTTTGGCAGAGGTTAAAATTCTTAGGCTTGGGAGAGAAGATTGATTCCTTTGCCGCAAAATTGCAAGGTTTCTCTGCCCATCCCTTACCCCTTTTTCTCTCTTTTCTCTTCTCCCTCCTCGTCCAACTTCTCCTCTCCTTAGTCTGGTATTTTTCCGGTCTGGCAATCGGTAAACCCCTCTCCCCCTTATACTATTTCCTTTACATCCCCCTGATTAATATCATCACGATGGTTCCCATAACCTTTGGGGGCTTAGGGATAAGGGAGGGAAGTTTTGTCTATCTCTTCCAAAGAGTTGGTTTAAGTAAGGAGGAGGCGATGGGGGTAAGCCTCCTCTTCTTAGTTGCCAATTACCTCCACAGTTTAATTGGTGGTCTAATATTCATTACTATGAAAAGAGGAGGAGAAGATGCTTGA
- a CDS encoding glycosyltransferase family 2 protein, with protein MAIEKTVICPAYNEVLNIPSLLAELHNNLDETYEIIVVDDGSTDGTWELALKEAAKYPRVRILRHPQNRGKTDAILTGLEASEGEIIIIYDADLQFAASDIPKLVAKIEEGYDMCVGWKVGKYEKKFVSLIYNFLARKIFSLPVHDINAIKAFRKEVVARLKLRKDWHRYLVPLVWAEGAKITEIPVKLYPRRAGEPKYQSKKRIVIGFFDLIAVAFQLSFMKKPLLYFGSVGAASFLLGFLLGILSIILRILGHGFRPLLYLVILLILTGILLFGLGLLGESFSAIIERLEAIEKKMR; from the coding sequence ATGGCGATAGAAAAGACGGTAATCTGTCCCGCTTATAATGAGGTATTAAATATCCCTTCCCTTTTGGCAGAATTGCATAACAATTTAGATGAGACCTACGAGATAATTGTGGTGGATGATGGTTCAACCGATGGTACTTGGGAATTGGCATTAAAAGAGGCGGCGAAATATCCTCGGGTCCGAATCCTCCGTCATCCCCAAAACCGAGGGAAGACTGATGCCATATTGACAGGTCTTGAGGCGAGTGAAGGGGAGATTATCATAATTTATGATGCGGATTTGCAGTTTGCCGCCTCGGACATCCCAAAGTTAGTCGCCAAGATTGAGGAAGGCTATGATATGTGTGTTGGTTGGAAGGTGGGTAAATACGAAAAGAAGTTCGTCTCCCTAATTTATAACTTTTTAGCCAGAAAAATCTTCTCTTTACCGGTCCACGATATCAACGCCATTAAAGCCTTCCGGAAAGAGGTTGTCGCCCGATTAAAACTGCGTAAGGATTGGCACCGCTATCTCGTCCCTTTGGTTTGGGCGGAGGGGGCGAAGATTACCGAAATCCCGGTAAAACTCTATCCCCGAAGGGCGGGTGAACCGAAGTATCAATCAAAGAAACGGATCGTCATTGGCTTTTTTGACCTGATCGCGGTCGCCTTTCAACTATCCTTTATGAAAAAGCCCCTCCTCTACTTTGGGAGTGTCGGAGCCGCCTCCTTCCTTCTTGGTTTCCTCTTAGGGATTTTAAGTATCATCTTAAGAATCTTGGGCCACGGTTTTCGTCCCCTCTTATATTTGGTAATTCTTTTAATCTTAACCGGAATCCTCCTTTTCGGTTTAGGACTTTTGGGTGAGTCCTTCTCCGCCATTATTGAGAGATTGGAGGCGATTGAAAAGAAAATGAGATGA
- a CDS encoding HU family DNA-binding protein, which produces MKKAELIEKIAKDAGISKKQAGLALQSFMDAVKMVMKKDDELTLPKFGRFYVKKTKARIGRNPKTGEEIKIPARKRPAFRAGKELKLAAK; this is translated from the coding sequence ATGAAGAAAGCCGAACTTATTGAGAAAATCGCCAAGGATGCAGGCATCTCCAAGAAACAGGCGGGGCTCGCTCTCCAATCCTTTATGGATGCGGTGAAGATGGTGATGAAGAAAGATGACGAACTGACCCTTCCCAAATTTGGCCGGTTCTATGTGAAGAAGACAAAAGCCCGAATTGGCCGGAATCCAAAAACCGGAGAGGAGATAAAAATTCCAGCCAGGAAGAGACCGGCCTTCCGCGCGGGGAAGGAATTAAAACTCGCTGCTAAATAA
- the mtnA gene encoding S-methyl-5-thioribose-1-phosphate isomerase, producing MLDQTKLPQKVSYRRIKNHYELLRAIRGLQIRGAPLIGVASAYGVALEAVRIKKDLKRRLLSVINDLRKARPTAFNPFFILKRMEETLKLELPEEELRLRLLEEAAKIEKEEREKCEKIGTHGAQLLKDGTKVLTICNTGFLATPGIGTALGIIYKAKEEGKRIKVFVCETRPLLQGARLTTWELQKRGVETFLITDGMVGKVMGDIDIVLTGADRIARNYDFANKVGTLTLAICASYYKKPFYCAAPTSTIDLSLQDGSEIAIEERGEEEVLTCLGRRIAPKGIKVLNPSFDITPHQLLTGLITEEGIIKLARR from the coding sequence ATCTTAGACCAAACAAAATTACCCCAGAAAGTTTCTTACCGCCGGATTAAAAATCACTACGAGTTGCTCAGAGCCATTAGGGGATTACAAATCAGAGGGGCACCGCTCATCGGCGTCGCCTCCGCCTATGGCGTTGCCTTAGAGGCGGTGAGAATAAAAAAGGACTTAAAGAGAAGGCTCCTTTCGGTGATTAATGATCTGCGAAAAGCCCGTCCTACCGCCTTCAATCCCTTCTTCATTTTAAAGAGGATGGAAGAGACTCTTAAATTAGAACTACCCGAAGAGGAATTACGCCTTCGCCTTTTGGAAGAGGCGGCAAAGATTGAAAAAGAAGAGAGAGAAAAGTGCGAAAAGATTGGCACCCACGGTGCCCAATTATTAAAAGATGGGACAAAGGTCCTAACTATCTGCAATACGGGTTTTTTAGCCACCCCCGGCATCGGCACCGCCCTGGGAATAATTTATAAGGCGAAGGAAGAAGGGAAGAGGATAAAGGTCTTTGTCTGCGAAACCCGACCCCTCCTCCAAGGGGCAAGGCTCACCACCTGGGAGTTGCAGAAAAGAGGGGTTGAAACCTTTTTAATCACCGACGGGATGGTGGGTAAGGTGATGGGGGATATTGATATTGTCCTCACCGGTGCCGACCGCATCGCCCGGAATTATGACTTTGCCAATAAGGTTGGCACCTTAACCCTGGCAATTTGTGCCTCCTATTATAAAAAGCCTTTTTACTGCGCGGCTCCCACCTCCACCATTGATCTCTCCTTGCAGGACGGGAGCGAAATTGCGATTGAGGAGAGAGGGGAGGAAGAGGTTCTAACTTGCTTAGGAAGACGCATCGCGCCGAAGGGGATTAAGGTGCTTAACCCTTCTTTTGATATTACCCCCCACCAGTTGTTGACCGGTCTCATCACCGAAGAGGGGATAATTAAATTGGCAAGAAGGTAG
- a CDS encoding cation diffusion facilitator family transporter gives MEKITNWLISLFRLDTKDRVKNYGYFEGLLSIILNLLLFFIKLILGKLFNSIALLADAFHTLSDVFTSFLVVVGFKISAKPPDEHHPFGHGRVERIFALLIAFLLIGAGLEFFLNSLKRLVAPQPVFSNFWVISILLFSILVKEFLTGVSQKLGEKINSPSLQADAWHHRTDSIATALVLIGFIFYRFGFFRLDGFFGIGISGLIIYTGIKIIVETSNILVGFAPSPALVSRIKEIAQGVEGVKDAHEIQVHDYGKRRIVTIHISLKNDTHLDVAHRTGEEVAEAIKSEMGETEVIVHLDPEKK, from the coding sequence ATGGAAAAAATTACCAATTGGTTAATCTCTCTCTTTCGCTTGGATACCAAAGACCGGGTAAAAAACTATGGCTATTTTGAAGGTCTTTTGAGTATTATTTTGAACCTTCTCCTCTTTTTTATCAAACTCATTCTAGGGAAACTATTCAATAGTATCGCTTTATTGGCGGATGCCTTTCATACCCTCTCGGATGTCTTCACCTCCTTTTTGGTCGTCGTGGGTTTTAAGATTTCGGCCAAGCCTCCCGATGAGCACCACCCCTTCGGACACGGTCGGGTAGAAAGGATCTTTGCCCTTTTAATCGCCTTCCTCCTTATTGGTGCCGGTTTAGAATTCTTTCTCAACTCTTTGAAGCGCCTCGTGGCGCCCCAACCAGTGTTTTCTAATTTTTGGGTGATTAGCATTTTGCTCTTCTCCATTTTGGTGAAAGAATTTCTCACCGGGGTTTCCCAAAAACTGGGAGAGAAGATTAACTCCCCTTCTTTACAGGCTGATGCCTGGCACCACCGGACCGATTCCATCGCGACGGCTTTAGTCCTAATTGGTTTCATCTTCTATCGTTTCGGATTCTTCCGGCTGGATGGGTTTTTTGGGATCGGGATTTCCGGATTGATTATTTATACCGGAATTAAAATTATAGTGGAGACAAGCAATATTCTGGTTGGCTTTGCACCTTCACCCGCTCTCGTCTCTCGGATCAAGGAGATTGCTCAGGGTGTAGAAGGGGTGAAGGATGCCCATGAGATTCAAGTTCACGACTACGGGAAGAGGAGGATCGTGACCATTCATATCTCTTTGAAAAATGATACCCATCTTGATGTTGCCCACCGAACCGGAGAAGAGGTGGCGGAGGCGATAAAGAGTGAGATGGGGGAGACAGAGGTGATTGTCCACTTAGACCCGGAAAAAAAATAA
- a CDS encoding glycosyltransferase has protein sequence MIESFLFALYLLLLLFLSLYATHGYIILYYYLTRNRKNKKKKFPPPLNYFPFVTIQLPIYNEKYVVARLLSSVTNLDYPKERYEIQILDDSTDETTFILASLVEEYKGLGYNISLHHRSQRIGFKAGALREGLLSARGEFIAIFDADFIVPPDFLKRTIPYFFLDEKIAAVQTRWGHLNRDYSILTQGQALALDAHFLFEQDIKSQIDLFINFNGTCGVWRKEAILAAGNWQDDTLTEDLDLSYRAQLKGYKILFLPEIVCPGELPIDIQGFKKQQFRWTKGGVEVAKKILGEVLRAKLPRRVKFFSFTHLTSPLVYPILFFLSLLSFPIVATKIKYTEIVLNPLYHYGSYWAVYLSSQARVVNLYYLSLSLFTIFVLPYPITYILSYRRVQKLDGNKEKGRKSWFLVAFLLIGGFVSLSLINTQACLQALWGKKSEFTRTPKFSVVGKKGSLRDKKYLSPISKITFLEMGMGFYLLFTLIYALSHWELALAPFLLLYTLGFLFLSFSALSQHWEFKKSRKKELETVQPVGEGEVKR, from the coding sequence GAAATAGGAAAAATAAGAAGAAGAAATTTCCCCCTCCTTTAAACTACTTCCCCTTTGTCACTATCCAACTCCCGATTTATAACGAGAAATATGTGGTGGCGCGACTTTTGTCTTCGGTTACCAATTTGGACTATCCGAAGGAGAGATACGAAATTCAGATTCTGGACGATTCCACGGACGAGACAACCTTCATTCTCGCTTCTTTGGTGGAGGAGTATAAGGGTTTGGGCTATAATATCTCCCTCCACCACCGCTCCCAGCGAATCGGATTTAAGGCGGGTGCTTTGCGGGAGGGATTACTTTCCGCCCGGGGTGAGTTCATTGCCATCTTTGATGCGGACTTTATTGTGCCTCCGGATTTTCTAAAAAGGACCATTCCCTACTTCTTCCTTGATGAGAAGATTGCCGCGGTCCAAACCCGGTGGGGGCATCTGAACCGTGACTACTCCATCCTCACCCAGGGTCAGGCATTAGCCTTAGATGCCCATTTTCTCTTTGAGCAGGATATAAAATCCCAGATTGATCTCTTCATTAACTTCAACGGCACTTGTGGTGTCTGGCGGAAGGAAGCAATTCTGGCTGCGGGTAACTGGCAGGATGATACTTTAACCGAAGACCTTGATTTATCCTATCGGGCGCAACTGAAAGGTTATAAAATCCTCTTTCTGCCGGAGATTGTCTGCCCCGGAGAATTGCCGATTGACATTCAAGGATTTAAGAAACAACAGTTCCGCTGGACCAAGGGAGGGGTAGAAGTCGCCAAAAAGATCTTAGGTGAGGTTTTACGAGCCAAACTACCCCGGCGGGTAAAGTTCTTCTCTTTCACCCATCTCACTTCTCCTTTGGTCTATCCGATCCTCTTTTTCCTCTCCCTCCTCTCTTTTCCTATTGTGGCTACCAAAATTAAATACACTGAGATTGTTCTCAATCCCCTTTACCATTATGGAAGCTATTGGGCGGTTTATCTTTCTTCCCAGGCTCGGGTTGTTAACCTCTACTATTTAAGCCTCTCCCTTTTCACCATCTTTGTCCTGCCTTATCCCATCACCTATATCTTATCCTACCGGCGGGTTCAGAAGTTGGATGGGAATAAAGAGAAAGGAAGAAAGAGTTGGTTTTTGGTCGCTTTCCTATTGATTGGGGGCTTCGTCTCCCTTTCCTTGATCAACACCCAGGCTTGTCTCCAAGCCCTTTGGGGAAAGAAGAGTGAATTCACCCGCACGCCGAAATTTTCGGTTGTGGGCAAGAAAGGGAGTTTGCGGGACAAGAAATATCTCAGCCCCATCTCTAAAATCACCTTCTTAGAGATGGGGATGGGATTTTACCTCCTCTTCACCCTTATTTATGCCTTGAGCCATTGGGAATTGGCACTCGCCCCTTTCCTTTTACTCTATACCCTTGGTTTCCTTTTCCTCTCTTTCTCCGCCCTTTCTCAGCATTGGGAATTTAAGAAGAGTAGGAAGAAGGAATTAGAAACGGTACAACCGGTTGGGGAAGGGGAGGTAAAAAGATGA